The sequence GTACAAGAGGAAGTACGTCAGCGCATCAAACAATTCAAATCTCTCATCATCCATCCAATCGTAGTAATCGTACGGCTTGAGAGCGAGCACGTCGTCTACACTCATGACGAGAAATACCAAGAACAGAAAATTCATGACGGTAAAATAACGTGGAAATCGTCGTGGCAACAGGAAGAACAACGCAAGCAAGATCGCGCTTGAGGCGAGGACGAACCATTCGTTCAAATCGAATGTATGCGGCAGTGGGAACATCAGCACTTTACCTCGGCGTAGAGTAATTTGAGAAATCCTTTTCTCATCCAGATCCCGAGCAGCAAACTCACCGTCCAGTAGATGGCCGCTCCCCCTAAGTTCCAGTGGATGAGCTTGATCAGGCCGAGTCGTGCTGTCAGGCCAATGACCACGACGAGCACCGCATCATAGATGACAAAGAGAAAGAGTTTGCGCACCCAAGACTCGGCGTTCGCATAGAGGTTCAAAAACCAGACTTGCAGGATCGGAAACAGGATCATTCGATTAAAAACGACGCCCCAATACAGGTCTATTTTTTCTGTGACCTCCACCAATCCGAGATTGACCCAGATGATCGCCACGAAGTCCTGTAGCAGAAAGGAGAAGGTGAAAAAATAGACGAGAATTTCAAAGAGATGAAGATGTTTTTTGGAGACGAGGAAGCTGTAGAGGACGAGCAAGTTGAAGACCAAGATGCATGACAAGATCACAGAGTACCACTCCTCCTCTCTCGAACGGTGGATGCTTCCTTCCTTTACTTTCCCTTCGCGTCTCCCCTGTATTCTCAATGCAAGAAAGAAATGGTATCGGGGTAAACTATTCGGTAGTTCGGTCCCCACTTTTTTTTGGCGAAAGGATATGGACGTGTATGGTGTTTTCCATCGTTTTGTTTGTTGGTTCCTGGCTTTTCTTTTTGTTCTTGGGTAAGAAAAAAAAGTTCTACGTGCTCTCTCCTACCTGCTATGTTGCAATGATTTTGGGGCTGTCCACCGATGTGATGATCGATGCGTATGGTCTGTGGGAATATCCGGCTACTACCGGTCTGCAATCTTTTTGGCGGCATATCCTAGATGATTTCGGGATTTACTTTGTCGTGACGTATTTGTTTTTGCAGACGCTGCCGAAGCAGCCGAACTTTTGGAACATGGTGTTGCACATTTTTTATTGGTCGGTTCTTGCATTTGGGTTGGAGTTTTTGGCTTTGAAGACCGGAAATTTGAAACATAGACTGTGGTGGAATTTAGGGTTTTCGTATGTGTCGGATGTGGGGTTGTATTTGATTTTTTATTATCATCATCGATGGAGAGTACGGATGGAATGAGGAAAGCACGAGGAGCCCATGCGGTCCTCGTGCTTTTTTTTCTCTTTTTTTACTGCAAAATCTCTAGCTTGCCAAGTTCATAGCGACCGTCCGTACGTCTCCCCTCCATGGCAAAGTCGATGCCCGGTTGCTTCGTTTCCGGGTCGAGCAACGCAACGCACAGCGAATAGGTTCCCGCCGGGAGGTTTTGTGGAACGGGCAAGAATTCCTGTAGGGAATGTTCGCCGGGGAGCCAACTGCGGATGTCCTGCTGCGTGTTCAGTTGGGTGGCGACTCGTCCTGAAGCGTCGACCAAGGAGAGCTCAAACGGCCACGGATCGTAAAAAGGCGCGACTCCGTGGTTGGCGATGGTCATGTGGAGCGAAAGCAGCCCGCCTTGGCGAATCTTCTCGGGGTAGGTGGCGTCGGGGATTGTGAAGCGGTAGCCCATCGTTTTGAGAAATTCATCGAGATTGGCCTGTTCCTCGGCGGGGAACTTCTGCTCGGCGATCGTCGTCGCGCCCATCCAGGAGACGTGCGTGTCTCGGGTCTGTTGAAGCACAGCCTCCATGTGATCGGATTTCAATTGCTCGAGCACCGTGTCTGCATTGCCAAATTCGCCGCCGCTGGGGCCGTATTTCCAGAAGTCGGGCATGGGCGGGATGTCGGTGCCGGCGAGGGAGGAGGTGTAGCCTTTTTCGTACCAGTCTTTGAAGTCGTAGGTGGAGCGGGCGACTCCGAACATGTCGTTGTAGAGACCCATTCCATACTGGCTGACGACAGGGTGCGGGCGGCGCATGAGGAGTTTTTTATCGGGAAACGCGTCTAGGTAGTGGTGGACGTAGAGATCGGAGACGGCGAGTTTGGGAAACGGGATGACGAGGTGGTCGTCTTGGAAGGTGTGCCATTCTCCCCAATGCCCGATGCTCCCCAACGCGAGAAACGCGATGCGCGGGTCGTGGTCGTAGCGCTCTCCGAGTTTTTTCAGGAGGAGGCGGTGGTTTTCGATCAGGGTCGGGTTGCTGTAGTTTGGGGAGAAGCCCTTGCCGATGTCTTCGTCATACCAGATGCCGTCGCCTTGGATTTCGTTGTAGAGCCAGTCGGGGATGTCCTTGTGTTGGTCGGACGAGCTGTAGTCGAGAACGAGGCGGAGGATGACTTGGACTCCGCGGGATTGCCACTCGTCGAAGTGCAAGCGTTTTTCCATGGCTTCGAAGTTGTAGTGGTTTTTGGATGGTTCAAGTTCTGCCCAGGTGACGACGCCGTAGACGAGACGGATGGGCTGCTCGTAAGGGCCGTGGTCGGCAGAGGGGGCTAGTCCCATGTAAGGGTTGTTGAGGACGGATTGGGATTCTGGGGGGTGAACTTGTAGTAGGGTCGGTAGTTCGGTATGGTGCAGCGGCTTGGAGGCGATGAGTTCGGTGGCGAGCAGGAGGATGAGTGTGAGGCGGATGAGAAGTATGAGTTTGCGCATGGGGGTGAGTGCCTCCTCCGGGCCGTTTTTTTTTGACAATCAATCGTAGTAGAAGCTCGGGACATGCTTATTGAGCCACGTATCCCCCGTGCGTTCATTCACAGAGAAGCCGGAGTAGAAAAACCAACTGGTCGCATTCACCCCCATTGCGACGAGAATGCTCGGCACTAACTTCATGTTGATTGTCGTTCCAAAGAAGCTTTCCAATTCACTGTGGATAAAATCTTGTCGAATGGACGGGTCCAAATTTTGTTCGTCCTTGGACCTCCCGATCTCTTTGCTGAGCGATTTTACGGTGAATTCTTTGCCGATCAAGGTCCAGATGTGTTTTTTGTGGTCGTAGATCTCTTGCTCTTGTTTGATCCGTTCTTTGAGATCCTTTTCCGAGAGTACGGAGGTGTTGTTTTTGTTCGACTTCATGACGCCCAAGGTTCCTTCTGTCAGAGAGTCATACGTCACTTCTGCGAAGATCGCGATTCGCTCTTCCCAATTGTCTTTTTTCAAGATGTGGTCCGCGCTGTTGGAAGCGGTGACATCCAGCCATGCAATTTCATCTTCGAGATCGTCATTCCAGAGTACCAAGTCAGGTCTCGTGCCCCCGTGGACGACCTGGGTCAGAACCGTACATCCCGACGGGTCTGAGGGGCGGAAGTCGGAGCTGCCGTGGCTGACCAGGGATTCAATGACGTACCCGAAGGAGGCGCTCAAGAGACTGGCCGGTTCGCCATCGAGAACCTTCTGCCAATCCTCCGCCCATTTTTTGGTGTGACCGTCTAGGGCTTTGTATGCGCCTAAACTCGGGACGGAAACGACGAAATCGTAGGCGGCTTTGACCGCTTTGTTGTAGGAGGCGAAAAATTGCTTCGCTTGTTTGATGAGATCGCCATCCATGCTGTTGTAGGTTTCGTTTTCGAGGTCTCGTTGGATGGGTTTGGTTTGCGAGGAGATGTTTGTCTTGGCGTGATGGGGTTTATTGGCTTTGCCACGCATCATTTGCATGACGGCTTGGTTCCCCAGGGTCTTCTGCAATTGCAGGATCTTGGACGGAGATGGGACGGGTGATTTGGAGGTTGTGGGCCGGTTGGGTTTGGAAGTTGATGTATGTGGAGAGCGGGTAGTTGAACTCTTGGTCATGATACTCAACTCCTGACGAGTAGGATTTCTTTTGATAAATATAGCATAAGCGGTGAGTAAAAAAAGGACCCCAGCCGGTTTCGGTTGGGGCCCTCTTGCGTGATAGAAGTCCAATTGACGGGTGTGCGGTGGAATCGTGCTCATCGGGGCTACTACAGTAGTAGTGCTATTGACAACCAAATTTTCACACAGTAGGATATCGTTACATGGAGTATAGTAATTTGTAAAAATTATAGATTCATAAAATAAAGGAGATGCATTCATGAGATATAGTACCGTTCAGGACGTTTTGGAAACCTTCAAGTCTGCCGTTTATGAGAAAGATGTTGCGCGGTATCTCTCGATCTACGCTGGCGACATCCATATGTTTGATTGTTGGGGAGATTGGGAGTGCGTCGGCCTTTCTCAGTGGGAGGAAATTGTAAAGGACTGGTTTGGTGGTTTGCAAGAGGAGGGCGTTACCCTCAAAACGGAGTTTGATGATGTGGTCGTGCAGGAGAACTCAAATCTCGCTTTCGTTCATTGCAATGTGACGTTTGCTGCGTATAACGAATCCGACGAGAAACTTCGTCACATGACGAATCGATTCACGTTCGGTCTGCGAAAAGATGCGGAATCTTGGAGCATTGTACACCAACATTCTTCCCTGCCGATCAGTATGGAGACTGGGAAGGGTATTTTTAACTTGAAGTAAGTACGGTTCCACAAAGGCCCCCTTTTCATGAGAAAAGGGAGCCTTTTTTTTATACAGTTTCGAATGCGACGATCGACAGCAGATTCGACAGTCCCACTTTTGAATCGTGCTCGTTTTTTACTCGGCTGGTTCGACGAGCGGTCGGTGGTTCTCTTGGTGACGGAATTGCGACAAGCGGTTGTAAATTTCCATCCGCGCTCGATTGATGCCCCCGATCGGTCTGTGCTCGGTTAAGCAATGACCGGGTGAGAACGAGAAATCCTCGGACAGAGCTTCGCGTTCGGCTGTGCGGAATACTTGCATGGGGATGCGCAACGTTGCCACTTTGACGAACGGAGCATCGGCTTCCTTCCATTCCACGGATGCATCTTCAATCGGGGTGCTGTGCTGGTCCTTGAATTTCTGCACAAGGAGATCAAAACTCGCCTCTTGCTTCGACAAGTGCGCTTCCATCTGTTCAGTCAGATAGGAGTCGGATAATACCGCAGGCAGTTCACTTTGGTACTGCGATGTGGGAACAAGCGAATACTTGACTGCGGCGTCATCGCCAAACAGATACGGCGTGGTGCTCCAGTAGCGAATGTCCAACGGCGAGGTGTGGTTGAGTTTTGCCTGGCTTGCGACTTTTAGAACACTCAGGTTGCCGGAGACCAACATGCGGAAGAGAAACACGAGCGGAGACCACTCGATGCTGTAGTAGATCGCCTCATGAAACATCTTGACCGTCCCCAACGGCATCGTCGGGCAACTGACCATCAAAAAGTCCTGTGTCTGCATCTCCCCCTGTGGCAAAAACTTCTCGCCTTCAACGCCCAAGACTTTGATCGCGATTCCACGAATGTCCTTTTTGACATCGCTCTGCACGTTGCCGTTGGAATTGGAGAACCGAATCCAGGCTTGGTAAGTGCGGACTTCCTTGAAGATCCCGACGCGCAGGTGATCGGGGAGGTTGTTTTCCACGGTGAATTCTGCTTGGAGCAGGCCGAGGTTTTTAGGATGAGCGTCGCGTTTGACAGAGCCGGATGCATAGTCTTTTTTCATTTTCTTTTGCAAGGCGGCGATGATTCGGTCTTTGTAGTAGTCATCGCGGGGTAGGGTCGTCTCGAAGGGAGTTAGAGGGTGGTTCATGCAGGGACTCGCTCCTTTTAAATAAAATCAAATATCGATAATAATATAACTAATAAAATAACTCTGCGTCAAGTTATTTTCGTACTTGTCAGTCTAAAAAATAGGGACTTTCGATCAGTGAACGGATGTTGTGGTTTGTCGTCGTTCTTGCTGCCTTACGCCTCGTTTTGGCTCCATATATGAAAATAACCCCCTATGATTGTCATAGAGAGTTACGAACACATCAGAACCCCATCTCCCCTGATTCTTCCTTGCAGAGTCAGGGGTTTCTTATTCGCCATGATTGGCCGTTAAGATCGCGTGTCGGTCTGCAACATGCCTTGCAAAATCACTTCCAGCCCCCAACGAAACCGTTCCGGACCGCCGGAGAACATCTCTGCTTGTACCCCGACAAGCATCGGATAACGCTTGGCATCCAATGATTGGTAGAAAGTCTGGGCCGCTTGAAGCGTGGTCCCCTGTTGGTTGCGAGAAGCCTGTTCGAATGCCACGGACGCACCGTAAAAAAGCAGCAGATCGACTCCCCACGCCGCTTGCGTGGAAGTGATTCCCCCTTCATGCAACCGTTGCAGGAGATACTCCGAGAGCGCAAGAGAATTCGGTCCGATCGGAATCGTCGAAAGAGAGAGCTCCGCTAGACCGGGAGATTCATAGAGTACCTTTGCATACGAGAGCAGTGCGTCGATCAGCGGTTTTTTCCAAGAATCTTTTTGCGCTTCCGGCAAGACAACTTCGCAAAGCCCCTCGTCCAGCACAGCGGCGCTTAGCTCTTGCAAGTTGGCGACGTAGACATAGAGGGAAGAGGGGCCGGTGTCCAGAGCTTTGGCGATTTTGCGCATGCTCATCCCGGGCGTTCCTTCCTGTTTGAGCAAGTCCAAGGCAGTTTTGACGATCTGTTCTCTGCTCAAAGGTTCTTTGGCGGGTCGTGAACGACGGCTAACGATGGTTCGGGTTGGATCGGTTGGTTTGTTCATTCGTTTCCTCTATCCTTCAATTTCAGGATGCTCATGCAATTGGTGCATCAGTTCTTTCAAGTTGGATGCGGCGTTGTCGGAGAAGCACAGTTTGAGATTGTCGTACGAGTCTTCGGCGGATGGCTTGGAATAAGAGTACATCTTCTCTTCGTAGGCCTGGACCGCTTTGTTGAGATCGGCATGCCCCACAATGGACAACGCCAGCTCCGCAGCATCCAACATCGCCAAGTTTGCGCCTTCTCCCGCAAAGGGAGACATTAGATGCGCGGCATCGCCGATCAGCGTGACACCCGGTTTGTGCTCCCACGTAAGACCGACGGGCAACATGTAGATGCGTCTCGGCAAGATCGCCCCGTCCGCTTGGCGGATGTATTCTCGCAACGACTCGTCCCAATCGCTGAACATCATGAGCAGTTGCCGTTGCGCCTCTTCCGGTTGATCGAACGGAATGCCGCATGTATCCAACCAGTCCCGCTCTGCTTCAAAACTCGCATACACCCGAATGCCGCCGTCTCCATTCAACTGCGCGAGGATCCCTTTGTGGTCACCAAGTGCGAACAATTTGCCACGACCGTTGAAAGCGGCGAGATCAGGATGCGAGACGGCGGCGTCCCGGACGTTGAGTTCCACCATGCTAAGTCCAGTATACGCAGGCACAGCATCTGTGAGCAACGGACGGATCCGGGAGAAAGCCCCGTCGGCGCCGACGACCAGATCGACGGTGTCTGTGTGCCCGTTTTCAAAATGAAGTTCATGCCGACCGTCTTCTCGGGGGATCGCTTGGTGCAACTTGTGCCCCCAACGGATGCACGCGGGGTCAAGGGCGTTTAACAGCAGGTCGCGCAAAGTTCCGCGGTCGATCTCGGGACGACCGCCCTGCTCGTCTTCTGCTTTTTCGTCCATGTAAAGGCAGCCGTTTTTATCGAAGAGACGGAAGTCCTCTCCCTCGTAACGAGCGATGGCTTGGAATTGGTCGTACAAACCGGCCGCTTGCAAGGCTTTCTGTCCAGATTCGGGATGGAGGTCTAGGGAACCGCCCTGATCGCGGCTGGTACGGGAGGGTTCGCTTTCGTAGACGACCGGTTTAACGCCGTGGCGTTGGAGGATCAGGGCCAACGTGAGCCCGCCGGGACCTGCTCCGACGATGGCGATGCGCGGTTGGTTTTTATCAAATGAAGTTGACATAGGATCATCACCTCGGTAGGGGATTTTTGATCTTGCTTGATTGAAGGATATCATAACGAACACCGTTCGTAAAGTACAGTGTTCGTTATTGGTATTCTTTGGCTTGACCCATAAAAAAAGAGCCCACGAAATGTTCGTGAGCCCTTGCTGCATTTCACTTTGGCGGGAGTGCGTGGGAATCGAACCCACCCAGACTACACCATAGCCCGCACTCGGTTTTGAAGACCGGGAAGCGAAGAAGATGCTTTTGTTCACCGTAGAATTTACCTTGATTCAAAACCACAATTTGTTACATACGTTCGTTTTCATAAGCATTTTTATAATTTACAAATACAATAATTATTATATAATCACTTCACACCCAAGTTCAAAGGAGGTTGTCGTATGAAAAAAGCTCTCGTTTTGATGGGTCTTGTCACGATTCTTTCCGTTTTGATTGTTGGTGTAGCCTCTGCAACGATCACGTCCAAGTCGGAGGAATGTCCTTATAACAATCAGTATCACGGTTGCGAATAATTTGGATGCGGTACGAGAAGAGACCACTCGAAGTGGTCTCTTTTTTGCGTAAAACCAGTTTGCTGAACCCACAATGCAACAAAAAAGAGCCCGCGAAACCTCGCGAGCCCTTGCTATTTGGCGGGAGTGCGTGGGAATCGAACCCACCCAGGCTACACCATAGCCCGCACTCGGTTTTGAAGACCGGGAAGGACACCAGTACCCCATCCACCCCCATGTAGGAGAAAAAATTCAGTACCCTCATTATACCCAAGTTCCTCCTCACTGCAAACCTTTCGCCTCTGGAAATACCAACAAATCGCCCCGACGTGTACAGAAAAACCCAAGTGGCATACTACCCGAAAGCAAACTCAATCAAAAAGGAGGTCGGGCTCATGAAACGCAAATCTCGTCTCAACTCCCCCGTCGGCCTCGCGTTGGCGGTCGCAGGGGTCATGTTGGCACTCTCTCCTGCAACGCGCCAAGCCGCTCGCCGACTGATGTTCAAGGGCACGGCATCTCTGCTCAGCGCCGGTATGACGAAATCGCATTCCACAACCAGCCGCAGTAAATCGGTCACAACATCTCACCACCAACACAACCAAAATTCCAACCACCAACCCGAGCACCTTCCCATGCCAAACGACGGTCTCGGAGACACCGTCGCCGACGCCGCTTGGAAGCAACAACAGCAAACCCAACCCAATTCCGTCACAGACGCGATCATCCACTAAAGCATCCCGCATCACATTCCATAACCCCGAGCATCCCAACGAAAAAAAGCCACTGCCCCCTCCGGGCAAGTGGCTCTTTTCCCTACACCCGCCCCAATTTGCGGATGACCTTGATCTCCCGACTTGCCCGAATCCGTCCAACCAACAACACAAACCCCGAAACCAACCACGGGAACAGCCAACTCGTGCCGGGGAAAAACACCTTGAAAAAGTCCCCCAGCACCCGATCTTGCAGAATCATCTCCCCTGCCGTGTACCCGAGCAACATCGCGCCGGCCCATACGATCAGCGGGAACTTGTGCATCAGCTTCGCGAGCACATTCGCCCCCCAGATGATCAGCGGAATCGAAATGGCAAGCCCGATCCCGATCAGCGGCAAATTTCCCTGCGCCGTCGCAGCTACGGCGACCGTGTTGTCCAAACTCATCACCACGTCCGCCACGATGATCGTCCACACCGCCCGCCAGAGGTTGTCGTGCTGACGAATTCCGCCGCCCTCGTCCTCCCCTTGGAGAAGTTTCAGCGCAATCCAGATCAACAGAAAACCGCCGACCGCCTGCAGCAGCGGCACTTCCAACAACCGAATCGCCACGAACGTCAGCAAGATCATACAAACCACAGCCCCGAGACTTCCCCACAGAAACGCCGTGCGACGCTGTTTGTCCGGCAAGTTGCGGCAAGCCAACGCAATAACCACCGCGTTGTCTCCGGAGAGCACCAAGTTGATCAAGATAATCTTGAAGAGAATGATCGCATAGAGAGTGGTCGCCATGCGTTGCACCTCCTGTCCGCTATAATACTATGGGGCTTGGCATACCCTATATGCGTGACAGGCGGGCAAAAAAAAGCCGACCCTCCTCGCGGGGGTCGGCTTCTCTCAACGCTATTCGTTGCCTTTGGTCTTGATGTTATGGTGCTTCTTCGGACGAAGCAGGTCAGGTTTGAAAGCTTGTACCATATTGTCCCACAACGTGGTGTCTTCGTCGCCCG comes from Tumebacillus amylolyticus and encodes:
- a CDS encoding DUF4832 domain-containing protein gives rise to the protein MRKLILLIRLTLILLLATELIASKPLHHTELPTLLQVHPPESQSVLNNPYMGLAPSADHGPYEQPIRLVYGVVTWAELEPSKNHYNFEAMEKRLHFDEWQSRGVQVILRLVLDYSSSDQHKDIPDWLYNEIQGDGIWYDEDIGKGFSPNYSNPTLIENHRLLLKKLGERYDHDPRIAFLALGSIGHWGEWHTFQDDHLVIPFPKLAVSDLYVHHYLDAFPDKKLLMRRPHPVVSQYGMGLYNDMFGVARSTYDFKDWYEKGYTSSLAGTDIPPMPDFWKYGPSGGEFGNADTVLEQLKSDHMEAVLQQTRDTHVSWMGATTIAEQKFPAEEQANLDEFLKTMGYRFTIPDATYPEKIRQGGLLSLHMTIANHGVAPFYDPWPFELSLVDASGRVATQLNTQQDIRSWLPGEHSLQEFLPVPQNLPAGTYSLCVALLDPETKQPGIDFAMEGRRTDGRYELGKLEILQ
- a CDS encoding TerC family protein, whose translation is MATTLYAIILFKIILINLVLSGDNAVVIALACRNLPDKQRRTAFLWGSLGAVVCMILLTFVAIRLLEVPLLQAVGGFLLIWIALKLLQGEDEGGGIRQHDNLWRAVWTIIVADVVMSLDNTVAVAATAQGNLPLIGIGLAISIPLIIWGANVLAKLMHKFPLIVWAGAMLLGYTAGEMILQDRVLGDFFKVFFPGTSWLFPWLVSGFVLLVGRIRASREIKVIRKLGRV
- a CDS encoding FAD-dependent oxidoreductase, with the protein product MSTSFDKNQPRIAIVGAGPGGLTLALILQRHGVKPVVYESEPSRTSRDQGGSLDLHPESGQKALQAAGLYDQFQAIARYEGEDFRLFDKNGCLYMDEKAEDEQGGRPEIDRGTLRDLLLNALDPACIRWGHKLHQAIPREDGRHELHFENGHTDTVDLVVGADGAFSRIRPLLTDAVPAYTGLSMVELNVRDAAVSHPDLAAFNGRGKLFALGDHKGILAQLNGDGGIRVYASFEAERDWLDTCGIPFDQPEEAQRQLLMMFSDWDESLREYIRQADGAILPRRIYMLPVGLTWEHKPGVTLIGDAAHLMSPFAGEGANLAMLDAAELALSIVGHADLNKAVQAYEEKMYSYSKPSAEDSYDNLKLCFSDNAASNLKELMHQLHEHPEIEG
- a CDS encoding CBO0543 family protein produces the protein MVFSIVLFVGSWLFFLFLGKKKKFYVLSPTCYVAMILGLSTDVMIDAYGLWEYPATTGLQSFWRHILDDFGIYFVVTYLFLQTLPKQPNFWNMVLHIFYWSVLAFGLEFLALKTGNLKHRLWWNLGFSYVSDVGLYLIFYYHHRWRVRME
- a CDS encoding catalase family protein codes for the protein MNHPLTPFETTLPRDDYYKDRIIAALQKKMKKDYASGSVKRDAHPKNLGLLQAEFTVENNLPDHLRVGIFKEVRTYQAWIRFSNSNGNVQSDVKKDIRGIAIKVLGVEGEKFLPQGEMQTQDFLMVSCPTMPLGTVKMFHEAIYYSIEWSPLVFLFRMLVSGNLSVLKVASQAKLNHTSPLDIRYWSTTPYLFGDDAAVKYSLVPTSQYQSELPAVLSDSYLTEQMEAHLSKQEASFDLLVQKFKDQHSTPIEDASVEWKEADAPFVKVATLRIPMQVFRTAEREALSEDFSFSPGHCLTEHRPIGGINRARMEIYNRLSQFRHQENHRPLVEPAE
- a CDS encoding YybH family protein, with translation MRYSTVQDVLETFKSAVYEKDVARYLSIYAGDIHMFDCWGDWECVGLSQWEEIVKDWFGGLQEEGVTLKTEFDDVVVQENSNLAFVHCNVTFAAYNESDEKLRHMTNRFTFGLRKDAESWSIVHQHSSLPISMETGKGIFNLK
- a CDS encoding TetR/AcrR family transcriptional regulator — translated: MNKPTDPTRTIVSRRSRPAKEPLSREQIVKTALDLLKQEGTPGMSMRKIAKALDTGPSSLYVYVANLQELSAAVLDEGLCEVVLPEAQKDSWKKPLIDALLSYAKVLYESPGLAELSLSTIPIGPNSLALSEYLLQRLHEGGITSTQAAWGVDLLLFYGASVAFEQASRNQQGTTLQAAQTFYQSLDAKRYPMLVGVQAEMFSGGPERFRWGLEVILQGMLQTDTRS